Genomic DNA from Natronincola ferrireducens:
TGATTATATGACAAACAAAAGATCCATTATTAAATCCAAAAAGGGAGCTAATGTTTTTGCTTGGATAGTAGGGGTATTGACATTTACATCTGGAACCTTAAGCTGTTTAGTAACAGGGGCTATATCTAGACCAATAAATGATGCTCTAAAGGTTCCCCATGAAAAACTTTCTTTTATCGTTCATACTACTTCCACACCTGTATGTGTTCTGCTGCCATTAAGTGGTTGGGGAGCATTTATGATAGGTTTAATACAAGCCCAGGGGGTTGACGATGCTGCATCTGTCATGGTGAAATCTATTCCATTGAACTTCTATGCGTTGATAGCAGTATTCTCTATCATATTTTTTATAGTTACGGGTAAAGATTTTGGCCCTATGAAAAGAGCAGAAGAAAGAGCAGAAAAAACTGGTTTGTTGGATGAGCCTAAAAACGGACAGGCCATAGATGAAGCTATGGCAGAAGCAAGTGCTGCCTCTGATGGAAAGATTGAGGGTAAAACTACAAGTCCTCTTAACATGCTTGTACCAATATTGACGATGATTGTAACCATATTGGCAGTTATGTTTATTACTGGAGAAGGAAGCATTATTGATGGAAAGGGTATGGATGCCATACTTTGGGGTGTTTTTGTTTCTTTAACTGTTGCTGGCACTATGTATATCAGTCAAAAAATCTTTAAATTCCAAGAATATTTAAATCTTGTGTTTCAAGGAGTTGGAGGTATTTTACCTGTAGTTAGTATATTAATATTTGCCTTTTCAATAGGTGGTGTTGTGAAACAATTAGGAACAGGCGAATATCTAGCAAATAATTTTGCAAGTCTTTTATCTCCAGCTATATTACCTGCCTTAGTGTTCATTATAGGAAGCTTGATATCATTTGCAACAGGAACATCTATGGGAACGATGTCTATTATGATGCCACTGGCAGTACCTATGGCCCTAGCTATGGGAGTTAATGTTCCGTTAGTAGCTGCTGCTGTATTTGGAGGAGGTATTTTCGGAGATCATGCATCACCAATATCTGATACAACAGCAATGTCATGTGCTACAAGTGGGTGTGATGTAATGGACCATATAAAAACTCAATTACCCTATGCTTTAACCTTTGGGGGGATAACCATCACTATATATTTAATAATGGGTTTTTTATTCTAGTGATGTAATAACTTATAAAGTAAATTTGGGAGTGAGATAAGAGGAATCTGACACTGGTATTCAACTGGTGTCAGTTTTTTATTGCAATACTTTATTGTATAAAAGTTGGATTTTAAAGATAAATCACAATTTTACCAGCCTTTGTTAGAATAACATTAATGTTTGCCTCATAAAAATGCATACTATAAAATAAAGGTTACTTTATAGCCTTTACCTATTATTTAAATCTCAAGTAAAGGTGGCGATAGATAATGATTAAACCAAAGGCGTTAAAGAAGGGAGATACAATTGCTATTATAGGACCTGCCAGCCCAGCTCCAGAGGGGAAGCTACAATCAGCCCTCCAGGAATTAAAGGCATTAGGCTATGAAGTCAAGCTAACAGAAAGCTGCCATGCAATTCATGGATATTTAGCCGGTACTGATGATGTGAGGGCAAGGGATTTAAACAATATGTTTCTAGATCAAGAGGTCCAGGGGATTATTTGCCTAAGGGGGGGCTATGGTACAATGAAATTGTTACATAAGCTAGATATAGCGGCTATAAAAAATAATCCTAAAGTCTTCGTAGGCTATAGTGATATTACAGCCCTACATCTTTATATGAATCAAAGATGTAAGCTTGTCACCTTCCATGGGCCAATGGCCGCCAGTGATATTGCAGGAGGCTTAGATGATTTTTCTAAAGAGTATTTCCTTAAGGCTATTACTAAGCCTGAGGCAATGGGATCAATAGAAAATCCTGCAGGTATAGAGATGGAATGTCTTGTTGAAGGGGAAGCTGTGGGAGAAGTTGCAGGAGGCAATCTAGCCTTAGTTACTGCTACCATGGGAACACCGGATGAAATTGATACAAAAGGAAAGCTATTGTTTTTAGAGGAGATAGGTGAGGAGCCCTATAGGGTTGATCGTATGCTGACCCAGTTAGCTCTAGCAGGAAAGCTGCAAGAGGCATCAGGCATTATACTTGGAGATTGGAACGACTGTGAACCAAAGAAACGTCAGAACAGCTTAAGTTTAATGGAGGTATTTAAAGAAATTATTGTGCCCTACGGGAAGCCTACTATCTATAATCTAAAGGCAGGTCATTGTACCCCTAAGGTGACCATACCCTTTGGTGTTAAGGCAAGGCTAAAGGCAACAGAAAGAAAATTATTTATCGAGGAAACTGCTACGATAGGATGGCTATAGAATCTTCAATTTCACTGGAAGTAGAAACCTTAAAAAAGTCGTTAGTAGAAGTAACAAGAAATTGCCACCGAAATCCTGAACTTGGGATGGAGGAGGTAAGGGCCCAGCTATTAAGCAATATTGATGGGGAAGCCTATCATTATTTTGTCATTTCCCCCTCCATTAAGCAACTGTGAGAAAATCAAAGATTTACAGCATCTACTTACAGCTTTTACAAATTGAAATATTTGGATCATTTTCTATCTCTTCAATACGAAGCTTCTCTTCATAATAGTCCTTTAATTCCTCTAAAGGTTTTTGCAAGAAGTCAGAAAATCCATCTAAAACTTGATGCATAAAGCTTTTGTTTAAAGAGTAGATGGCCCGCTGTCCTTCCTTTCTAACAGTTACTAAATCTGCATACTTCAATATTTTTAAATGTTGGGATATGCGGGGCTGACTCATATTTAAAATCCCCTCTAACTCACATACGTACATAGGTTTTAGTGACAATAGCTTAATAATCTTGATGCGGGTTCCTTCTCCTAAAGCTTTAAAGATGATTTCGAAGTCCATTCTTATCCTCCGTTATATCATGATATAAATATGTGTTTATATTATAGCATACTTCTTTGATGCTGTTTAGATCATTGAACTTCAGTATTTAAATCTTTAGCTACTGGAAGAGATCAAAGGGGATTATTAAGAGTTCTTTAGCTATAAGAGAAATCTATTATATAAAACTAGCAGATGGTAATAATAAATAAGGAAACAAAACTTGTGGAATTTTTTGATGAATTTAGGGGGTGTTTGTTTGCTGAACAATCGTCGGGGACTTAGGCTCCCCTAGAGAAAAAAGTGAGGGAAGGAAACCGTTTTTAAGTCAGGAGTGAAAAAGATGTTAATTGTATTTATTAGGGCCCTTATACTATATGCTTTAGTAGTGGTGGTGATGCGGATGATGGGAAAGAGACAGATTGCAGAAATGCAACCCTTTGAACTGGTTATTACAATTATGATTGCCGATTTAGCTGCAACACCTATGGAAAACACAGGTGTTCCTTTAATGAATGGGGTAATTCCTATATTAACCCTATTATCTGTCCAAGTGCTTATGTCCTACTTTTCTTTAAAGAGCGAAACCTTTCGGGAGATTATATGTGGTAAACCCAGTATTATTATTGATAAAGGAAACATTGTTCAGTCAGAGGTAAGGAGATTACGGATTAATATGAATGATCTCCTAGAGCAGCTGAGAACAAAAAACTATCCCAACCTAAGTGATGTAGAATTTGCTATATTAGAAACCAATGGACAAATGACGATCATACCTAAGGTAGAAAAAAGAAATACTATGGCTCAAGATCTAGGTATTAATTTACAGCCTGAAGAATTACCCATTACTCTAATTGTTGACGGAAAATTAATCTTAAAAAATTTACAAAAAAGTGGCTTTGATCATCAATGG
This window encodes:
- a CDS encoding YetF domain-containing protein, encoding MLIVFIRALILYALVVVVMRMMGKRQIAEMQPFELVITIMIADLAATPMENTGVPLMNGVIPILTLLSVQVLMSYFSLKSETFREIICGKPSIIIDKGNIVQSEVRRLRINMNDLLEQLRTKNYPNLSDVEFAILETNGQMTIIPKVEKRNTMAQDLGINLQPEELPITLIVDGKLILKNLQKSGFDHQWLRRQLKQQNIDRIEDVFFGFLSSERIFYAQKKQNSSQQGGSQ
- a CDS encoding S66 peptidase family protein gives rise to the protein MIKPKALKKGDTIAIIGPASPAPEGKLQSALQELKALGYEVKLTESCHAIHGYLAGTDDVRARDLNNMFLDQEVQGIICLRGGYGTMKLLHKLDIAAIKNNPKVFVGYSDITALHLYMNQRCKLVTFHGPMAASDIAGGLDDFSKEYFLKAITKPEAMGSIENPAGIEMECLVEGEAVGEVAGGNLALVTATMGTPDEIDTKGKLLFLEEIGEEPYRVDRMLTQLALAGKLQEASGIILGDWNDCEPKKRQNSLSLMEVFKEIIVPYGKPTIYNLKAGHCTPKVTIPFGVKARLKATERKLFIEETATIGWL
- a CDS encoding Na+/H+ antiporter NhaC family protein, which encodes MDYGFLSILPPFIAIVLALVFKNVFIALFTGCFIGYIILSGGNIITGLNSTLLSFIKVFESNSNTIVIIACGLIGGLTLVVEKSGGLNGFVDYMTNKRSIIKSKKGANVFAWIVGVLTFTSGTLSCLVTGAISRPINDALKVPHEKLSFIVHTTSTPVCVLLPLSGWGAFMIGLIQAQGVDDAASVMVKSIPLNFYALIAVFSIIFFIVTGKDFGPMKRAEERAEKTGLLDEPKNGQAIDEAMAEASAASDGKIEGKTTSPLNMLVPILTMIVTILAVMFITGEGSIIDGKGMDAILWGVFVSLTVAGTMYISQKIFKFQEYLNLVFQGVGGILPVVSILIFAFSIGGVVKQLGTGEYLANNFASLLSPAILPALVFIIGSLISFATGTSMGTMSIMMPLAVPMALAMGVNVPLVAAAVFGGGIFGDHASPISDTTAMSCATSGCDVMDHIKTQLPYALTFGGITITIYLIMGFLF
- a CDS encoding ArsR/SmtB family transcription factor; the protein is MDFEIIFKALGEGTRIKIIKLLSLKPMYVCELEGILNMSQPRISQHLKILKYADLVTVRKEGQRAIYSLNKSFMHQVLDGFSDFLQKPLEELKDYYEEKLRIEEIENDPNISICKSCK